Within Deltaproteobacteria bacterium, the genomic segment TAACAAATTTATCACTACGTTTTGCATAGAGCTACCTATCGCTGGTTCTACTAGCAAACGAGAAGACTGAGAGTAAAAGAGCTTTTTTTCTAATAATTTCGAGATAATTACACCACTACTGGGCTACGCGCCCACCAAAAAAAGCCCGCGGTCGTTCCTAGCACGTCAACGTTTTTCTAGCAGCAATAAGCCCCCACTACTCTAAAGTAAATTGCCAAATAAGCCGAAAACACTTCTAAGCAATACACCTGCGGTTAACAGGACTACTTTTGGGGCACATATAGGCATCACATGAAATCATTACGAAGCAGTCTATTCTCGTTCTTATGCTTAACTGCAATTGCATTACTCCCTGCTAATCTACTCGCTGGCCCACCACCTGGACCTTATACATGTAACAAGGACTATATTCCACCACCCGATGGCTGTGGCACCACGTTTAACGGCTTTTCAAATTACACGATCGATTGGAAGCTGATAACTAATCAAGACGACTACCTGAGCTGTAGCTATGGTACGGCCCCAAATTATTACTCAAACTGGCTAACTTCTAATGCGAACATCTACACAAGCTCGACACAACAGTGGGAGTGCATCACTTTGATGACACCGATCAATAAAAATAACGTCACTTCTGATAGCGCTATAGTGATAGCGCAGAATGGTCCAACCCCGCCAGCTTGCGATCTTTCTGCCCAAACATTTCCAGTTCTCGTAAACTCTTGCGGAGAACACCCCACAATCGTTGGAAAGTGCACCACCGCTGGTAGTAGGTTCTCTTTAAAATTAAACAATGGCACGGATGATGTCGTTATGGAGAAGCGGTTTTGCTGCAGAAAGGTAGGTCAGCCTGGCTGCGAAAATATGCCCGAAGGTTTATGTCCACAGATCAGGTGCAATATGGGATGCACTTCCGTTGGAGAACACAAATTCACAATCTTTAATCGCGATTTAGCTGATACAAACGCTGCAATCCACAAATATAATCCACAAATATTGTTTTTCCCCTACAAAAAGAATGGCAAGCAGTATCTATACAACACCAAGCCGGTGGGCATTGACAGTCAGCAAACCTCTGGAGACATAAAAGCGTACGATGCTACAAAAAACAAATACACTTGCCGCATCAAGGGCGAATATGTAAACACAGCCACCTATCATGGCGGACCAGACACTTGGGGCAACTATCAGGAGCCGAGACTTGAGCTGACTTACTATTCGCGCAATAATACCGTCTCATGCAAAAGCAATGTAGCGGGTGTGGAATTCGTAGCGGGCGGCGGGCAATACAAGACTACTTGCAACAATGGCACTTCAATCTGTTACGACTGGAATTACAGAACTCAGCCACTTGCTGTACTATGGGCAAACAAGGGCTGTGACAAAGCGAGCTACGACGTTACTTGCTCGTTCTCTCAAAATAATCTGCCCGCCCCAGCAGGTGGCGACTGTGACGGTGTCAACGCCTGTGGAATCAAGCCGGATCGAGTTCCTTTGAGTAATGTATACGATGCTGCAACCGGTGGGTTTTACCGAATGAGGTGGGATCCGCATTTTGAGGTTAATGCCAATGATTCGGGCTGGCATCAGGCGACTATTTGTTGCTGCGGAACCGATAATACGGATTGTTGCGTTCCAACTGAGAGGCCAGTAATTGTGGAGTAGTGTTTGCAAGAGGTAGTTAGTTCGATGATTGCACGCATTGACAAGCAAAACTCTCAAAGGGGAGTAGCCCTGTTGGAGCTAACTCTCTTCTTTGGAGTCTTACTGGCATTTGGCGCCGGCACGATGACACTAGGCCACAACCTCGCTGAAATCACATCGCTATCAATTGCAAGCCGGCATGGAGCTAGAACCGCCGCCGCTTACGCAGCCGACATCGGCTCTACTGCCTGCACGGCGGCAGCGAGCAGCGCTACATCCTGCCCATATGATCCAGGCGATACTCCAACGGTAACGCAGACGGCAGTTCAACTAGCCTGTGACTACCTGACTAAGTCAAACGCCATAGTTGACGGCTGGGGTTTTACTGCCTCAGTAGTTACAGACGTAGAGGATGAGGTGCAAATCTACTACATTCAGGTATCGGCAAGCCGGGCGGGGGATGCAAAATGCAAATACTGCTGGGAAAACTTGCTAGCTACTCTCGCTCTAAACACTCGAAGCATATATGCAATGGAAGTGCCATGTTGACAAATAAATACAACCTAAATTCAAACATGCAAGTCCGCAAAGTCTCGAAAAATGAGTCAGGCACCTTAATGTTAGAAATCACTCTATCGCTAGGCTTTATTTTCATACTAGTGGGAGGAGTAGCTGACATATCGCTATTTCTCTACGAGCGGAGCTTGCATAACTATGCGATGTCAACTGTCGCGCGAATGGCAGCGGCAGAACTCTCCAAACCACAAGGAACAAACGATTGCGACGAAATAACCGCATCGCTAAAAGCCGCGGCTGAAACAAGTCTAACCTCCAGTTTTCCGGAATTTGCCGATGCTACCATAACTGTTAGCCTTGGTGAATCTGACAACATCGGCGAGTGGATTGTAAATGTCAATTCATCGAAACCAACAAATTGCGGGCTTTGCAAGTTCCTCTCTGACACTTCTCGGATTACAAATACCTCAACTGAACTAGTGGTTGAGAACAGAGATTTTAATTGCACGGGCAGTAACGGTATTTAGGCTTAGCAGGAGATGCGCGCAGTGTGTTTTAATAGAACAAGTAACGAAAATGGCGCTACACTAGTGGTTATGGTTTTAGGAGTAATTCCCATAATGGCAATTATTGCTACGCTAGTAGTTGAAATGGGACGGGCCGAACTAGCATATACCACCCTCCAAACAACTGCAGATGCGGTGGCCTTGGCGTCAACTTCGCGCCTGGATGGAACCATGTCGGGTTGGTTAGCGGCAAAGAGAGCAGCTATCAACACTTTAAGAAAAAGCATGATATTTGGCTCCGACGGCCTGGCAGCGAGCCCGGGTTACTTTGAGGATACAGAAATAGTAAGCGATCAAGATTCCCTCGAAAGTGGCTCCTCAAAATACCAAAGCACAACGTACCAAATGGGAAATGTGCACGTAGTAATAGAAAGAGGTTTTTATGGCAATATAGATACAAACGCCACTGAACACACTGGCAATTGCGGCACGGATAAGCCTATGTGGGTAGCGTCTAATCCACTTACCAAGGTTTATAAATTTGTAAAACTAGAAGCTACATGCGACTTCGCAACTCGCGTAATCCCTAATGAGCTTAGGCAAAATCGCAACTGCAATGAGATTGTGCCCGGCACAGTTGACCCACCCCTCGGTTGCAATATCGCATGGATTGCAAATGCTACGCGCGTGCAGCTAACGGTTAATCCATATCCAACGTTTCTATTGGGGCTAATACCAGGAGGCGGGGGATTTTTTAATGCAGTGAGTAGACAAAGCATAGCAGCTCTAAACACATTTCCACCAAAAATATTTACACTTGGCGGTCCTTAGAAGCTAGTCTATTAGCGCCCCCAAATATCCTTAAGCCTTTTATCGCGACCGCAATTTAGGCGGTAGAATTTATAGCGGATGGGGTTTTTCTTGTAGTAATCCTGATGGTTGTCTTCTGCTGGATAGAATTTTTCTAGTGGCACTACTTCTGTAACTACTTGCGATAGCTTTTTAGCGACTTTTTCCTTGGACTTTAATGCAATCTCCTCTTGCTCCTTGCCATTAAAGAAAATAGCCGTCCTGTATTGCGAGCCTACGTCGCAAAACTGCCGATTCCTAACCGTCGGATCAATACTTCGCCAAAACACTTGCAGTAGCTCCTCATAGCTTACTACTCTGGAATCAAATGTTACCTCTACCG encodes:
- a CDS encoding Tad domain-containing protein gives rise to the protein MCFNRTSNENGATLVVMVLGVIPIMAIIATLVVEMGRAELAYTTLQTTADAVALASTSRLDGTMSGWLAAKRAAINTLRKSMIFGSDGLAASPGYFEDTEIVSDQDSLESGSSKYQSTTYQMGNVHVVIERGFYGNIDTNATEHTGNCGTDKPMWVASNPLTKVYKFVKLEATCDFATRVIPNELRQNRNCNEIVPGTVDPPLGCNIAWIANATRVQLTVNPYPTFLLGLIPGGGGFFNAVSRQSIAALNTFPPKIFTLGGP